One genomic region from Antedon mediterranea chromosome 3, ecAntMedi1.1, whole genome shotgun sequence encodes:
- the LOC140043591 gene encoding uncharacterized protein: MFLPLDTISWRKLQTLGLASMYMEDEQMQHFCGTVDGLAFLPSDKAGQRRYSMQHLRENSPEVLEDFLDYFDTTYVNGTYSHHMAQPGEQHIFRRIPPMFDIDLWNVYHLTLKTVNRGQTTFVNPRIESILTTLVIQTHLSGDQSMQSKEMKHLQRL, translated from the exons ATGTTTTTACCACTTGACACAATTTCATGGAGAAAGCTGCAGACTCTCGGCCTTGCTTCAATGTACATGGAAGACGAGCAAATGCAGCACTTCTGTGGAACGGTAGATGGTCTCGCTTTCCTGCCTTCAGATAAGGCTG GTCAAAGAAGGTACAGTATGCAGCACCTACGGGAAAATTCACCTGAAGTATTAGAGGACTTTCTTGACTACTTTGATACAACTTATGTCAACGGAACATATTCGCATCACATGGCACAACCAGGCGAACAACACATATTCAGAAGGATCCCACCAATGTTTGACATAGACCTATGGAATGTTTATCACCTGACATTAAAAACTGTGAACCGAGGACAAACAACATTTGTGAATCCTAGAATAGAAAGCATCTTAACAACACTGGTCATACAAACCCATCTATCTGGTGATCAATCAATGCAGTCAAAAGAGATGAAGCATCTTCAGCGACTTTAA
- the LOC140044040 gene encoding uncharacterized protein, whose product MTQIIIFSYTFSPTKNLRFKQTQRIFEDAVVEEITSKMKERSSFNELPLCEASTSDSRESDYTSLAVDSAKKESQLKENLTIPDSIKKKVVAKIKKRRQKDSRAMKMFRKFVKSDDSESIPSGVTTIWDYAGQLDYYITHRFFLTNRVSYCVTFNACDNLDEPANPRDSTTSTLGMTNLEMNMFWIRSIYEHTVAQHGPGSPINIDGKIIESPPICLVATHMDTFRKKSKSKNWIKEVEDKFRKMFKNMEGMPYADHVDREMYMVDNTVKSHEGIKQLRRNVGRYMKAMVRSVPLKWVDLQEQMQEIGKTTLCITFTETSKVGTECGISKDWLSTAIAYLNDIGVIMYSSTNKKLRNTVITNLYMMIEMVTKVITVVQPIIEVKQLRNLWKKLNKEGILEEKLLRHLWKRELEEDPNRFDIFTEVMKTFGLLYEKLEHESEDNRMFLVPCRMKIKDESLKVEMDKKQKVSLYLTPTDFLPDSVYNTLVVAFLNLVELKGRGRDPVVFQNRSDFDFGDHEVRLGPMKIDHQNENKHALKLEISRRTKVDENNTEEIFELKPSLCIEILSYLQLQLKTVLKTNEGIGYNLRVLCFACYPEHIHLHDLEECLKEDNSTVPCGEKSMKTDRLKRLFLEGRSSVEPSPIYPGSSEEFEKIVVNISSWYDEHGSIDKLKVLCKDLITPYNDLQDADCIRFFNLLKRSGHLTSTNVKVLVDAINVTGTNGVLEVNKLLKETFDKTNQCITSFSTYRQQLIQFGDALSEENTRDLIRLKSVLKKQSNNQWTVILDLEQKGILREDNLQSFIAFLKENNMTVPAEKLEYNA is encoded by the exons ATGAcacaaataatcatttttagttATACATTTTCGCCGACAAAAAACCTGAGATTCAAGCAAACCCAGCGAATATTTGAAGACGCTGTAGTCGAAGAAATTACATCAAAGATGAAAGAAAGATCATCTTTCAACGAACTTCCTTTATGCGAGGCTTCTACATCGGATTCCAGAGAGTCTGATTACACGTCATTGGCAGTGGATTCGGCAAAAAAGG aGAGTCAACTAAAAGAAAATCTGACAATTCCCGactcaattaaaaaaaaagttgttgctAAAATAAAAAAGCGAAGACAGAAAGATAGTAGGGCGATGAAAATGTTTAGGAAATTTGTAAAAAGTGATGATTCAGAAAGTATTCCAAGTGGCGTAACTACTATATGGGACTACGCAGGTCAACTGGACTACTACATAACGCATAGG tttttccTCACAAATAGAGTGTCCTACTGTGTAACGTTTAATGCGTGTGATAACTTGGATGAACCAGCTAATCCGCGAGATTCAACCACA AGTACACTAGGAATGACCAATTTGGAAATGAATATGTTCTGGATAAGGTCCATTTATGAACATACTGTGGCACAACATGGTCCAGGAAGTCCCATTAATATTGATGGCAAGATCATCGAGTCACCTCCTATCTGTTTGGTTGCTACACATATGGACACATTTCGTAAAAAGTCAAAATCTAAAAATTGGATCAAG gaagTGGAGGATAAGtttcgtaaaatgtttaaaaatatggAAGGAATGCCATATGCCGATCATGTAGATCGTGAGATGTACATGGTTGATAACACTGTAAAATCGCATGAAGGTATAAAACAACTAAGGAGAAACGTTGGTCGTTATATGAAGGCCATGGTGAGAAGTGTTCCATTAAAATGGGTGGATTTGCAAGAACAGATGCAAGAAATTGGAAAAACAACACTGTGTATTACTTTTACTGAG ACATCTAAAGTCGGCACTGAATGTGGAATTTCAAAAGATTGGCTATCCACTGCCATAGCGTACCTGAATGACATTGGAGTTATCATGTATTCAAGTACTAATAAGAAATTAAGAAACACAGTGATAACAAATCTTTACATGATGATTGAAATGGTGACAAAAGTGATCACAGTAGTTCAACCAATTATTGAAGTG AAACAATTAAGAAATCTTTGGAAAAAGCTTAACAAGGAAGGGATCCTTGAGGAAAAATTGCTACGGCATTTATGGAAAAGAGAATTAGAAGAAGATCCAAATCGTTTTGATATTTTTACTGAAGTGATGAAAACATTTGGTTTGCTCTATGAGAAATTAGAA CATGAAAGCGAAGATAACCGGATGTTCCTGGTTCCATGTCGGATGAAAATTAAGGATGAAAGCCTTAAAGTTGAAATGGACAAGAAACAGAAGGTATCACTTTATCTTACACCTACGGACTTCCTTCCTGATTCTGTGTACAATACATTGGTTGTTGCATTTCTGAACCTGGTGGAGCTTAAAGGTAGAGGACGTGACCCAGTTGTATTTCAAAATCGTAGTGATTTTGACTTTGGAGATCATGAGGTTCGTTTAGGTCCCATGAAAATCGAccatcaaaatgaaaacaagCATGCGTTGAAG CTTGAAATATCCCGTCGAACTAAAGTTGACGAAAATAACACAGAGGAAATATTTGAACTAAAACCGAGCTTATGCATTGAG ataCTAAGCTATTTACAGCTTCAACTAAAGACTGTCCTGAAAACTAATGAAGGAATCGGTTATAACCTACGTGTGTTGTGTTTCGCCTGTTATCCAGAGCACATTCATTTACACGATCTGGAAGAGTGTTTAAAAGAAGACAACAGCACTGTTCCATGTGGTGAGAAGTCGATGAAAACTGATCGCTTAAAGCGCTTATTTTTGGAAG GCAGAAGTAGTGTGGAGCCATCACCAATTTATCCAG GATCATCCGAAGAGTTTGAAAAAATCGTGGTAAACATATCAAGCTGGTATGATGAACATGGCTCAATTGATAAACTAAAGGTGTTATGCAAAGATCTGATAACACCTTACAATGATTTGCAGGATGCTGACTGCATACGTTTCTTCAACCTATTGAAACGATCTGGCCATCTTACCAGTACAAACGTTAAAGTTCTTGTTGACGCAATTAATGTCACTGGTACCAATGGTGTTCTGGAGGTCAACAAACTGTTAAAGGAGACATTTGATAAAACCAACCAGTGTATCACATCCTTTTCAACATATCGACAACAACTAATTCAGTTCGGTGACGCACTTTCGGAAGAAAATACAAGAGATCTCATCCGTTTGAAAAGTGttctaaaaaaacaaagtaaCAACCAATGGACTGTGATATTAGATCTTGAACAAAAGGGGATTCTAAGGGAGGATAACTTGCAATCatttattgcatttttaaaGGAGAATAACATGACTGTTCCTGCTGAAAAGTTAGAATATAATGCTTAG
- the LOC140044041 gene encoding uncharacterized protein — protein sequence MNNWIHSTFIKSDLLEFIIHYYRFKSNELSTDGIDITTTLFQAIGNDCDKWKKEDIDVMELNKKIREDALAEKLATQLIKEQMDDGEGSSDMSTSKSDSQLESSAISSLDPVKTGTSQKTPEHITAKMEKQTSTETKFHLQGAVSTPSISDFECSISSDSVYSVEGLIIFLNIFKVFK from the exons atGAACAATTGGATACATTCTACTTTCATTAAATCCGACCTTTTGGAgttcattattcattattatagatttaaatcCAACGAACTATCTACTGATGGTATTGATATCACAACGACATTGTTTCAAGCAATTGGAAACGACTGTGACAAGTGGAAGAAGGAAGATATCGACG TTATGGAGCTCAACAAGAAAATACGGGAAGATGCACTTGCAGAAAAACTTGCAACACAGTTAATAAAAGAACAAATGGATGATGGCGAAGGAAGTTCAGATATGTCAACATCTAAATCTGATTCCCAACTGGAATCATCAGCAATCTCTTCTTTGGATCCAGTAAAAACAG GAACATCCCAGAAAACGCCTGAACACATCACAGCAAAGATGGAAAAACAAACGTCAACTGAAACCAAATTCCATTTACAAGGTGCTGTTTCAACACCTTCGATATCTGATTTTGAATGTTCTATATCTTCTGACTCTGTGTATTCAGTGGAaggtttgattatttttttaaatatttttaaagttttcaaataa